In Phoenix dactylifera cultivar Barhee BC4 chromosome 1, palm_55x_up_171113_PBpolish2nd_filt_p, whole genome shotgun sequence, the genomic stretch catgcatacttgtttaggataaatgtttaaattcctggatctatttttgttgtagagatatgatctctagcatgcatagaaattaaatattttaattcatgcttccactgtaaaattttttaaaaatatatgcatgcgaccgCTAGGGTTCCCAATACTAACAACCAGTCCTATGATCTGAACAACACGTACACCACTGACCCTAGTATGTCCTAGTCTAGCCACACTCAGAACCAGCTTCCATGTCGGTAGCACCTCCATCCTTTATGCGACAGCCTGTAAGAGGCTTTAGGGTGGAGCAAAGAGGGGGCCCATAATGAAGATGGGCAGATCTGAGGATCTAGCTGAAGCATTAAGAAAGGGCTTCTTGAGAGTGTCGGTGGTGTTCCAGAGGGCAACACTGAAGCAGTGACAAAGGCTTGGCGGCGACTGAAGATGGCAGAGGGGTGGTTGGGGGAGGCTGCAAAGAGCATGCTGCGGGAGAGCTGGGAGCAAGTTCCCCATCCCAGACCTTCCTAACATCACCATTCTCCATCCTCAGCCAAGTTCTGTTTCCTACCTTTTTTTACATTATGTTGAGGTAGCAAGAAGTCCACATGGCTGCATATCATTAGCTTGGTGCACCGCTGAGATAATACACTAGGGGTAGGATCCATGGCTTAGGCCTTCATCAGGACCTCCTATAAGGTAGTGCCCTTCTCCAACCGAGTGAGAAAAATAAGGGACATATCCCCTATTTCTCATAGCCATGACGCCCCTCTTCCTTCCTAAAACACCATCGCCTCTCCTTCGGAAAACTCATGTGCCCCTTCTCTTCCACTTcttttcctccttctcctcctcttcccagcTAAACTTTCATCGCATTGCCACCATCTCGCAACTCCTACTCGGtctctttcctctcttcctctccaccgCCACTCTCACTCCCCTCCTCTCTCCACCGCCTTTCTCTCCCCTCTCATGCACCTTCACCCAACTAGCGACCCTAGCTTCACTTCCCCTCTCCCACGCATGTTTCCCCTTTCGCAAGCTTCCTCTCCCACCGCCTCTTACACCTCCCCCTCTCTCGCATCCCCCCAACATTGATGTGGCCTCGTCCCCTCTCGCATACAACTAAGTTCTTGCCCGCACTCCCACTTACCTCCACCATCTCTCACATCTTCCCTTCAGTCTCTATCTCTCCCTCCTTTCTCCCCTATGTGTTAGTGGATGAGAGGGTAGTGTGCCCACTTCTACCCCTCTCACACACATTCTCTCTATTACACTCTCTTTTTCCTCAGCTGACCTAGGCGATCTAGTATCGCACCTTCTGTTGCTCTATAGTGCAAAACAGGATGAGGTTAGTAGCTCACCTATTAGAATTTCCTGACTGTTATATTTTAGAAATTagaatttctaaattttagagaattttagaaattatttaatatattagcaTGAAACTAATTTCTAATAATAATTAGAAATTATTAGGTCTTGAAGAATCCTTAAGAAGTGATTTAGTTACCTAATTGTTAGCATTTGCAAGATAAGTAGCAGTTTACATTTTATCATacttatttaaaattatttgcaaaataactcgtaatatatttgaataaaatattattatgattccaaatttATTTGTATACGAAATATctataattatataaatttaattaCGATTGCATTACTGTTGCATATTTTTTTACCCATCATGCAGAAAATATATGGTATTAGTATATTTAGATCAAGCATGTAAGATCATATTTGTTGTATGTTCAGCTGTGAAACTCAAACCagtattaaagaaaatttatgtGTGTGACCTATGCCTTAAGGATTAAATGTGGCTGCGGGACCCTCATAGAAGATATATGTGGCAGTGCGACCTAAGCTATAGATATGAGTGGCACCTCCTGTGTGACCTAGTTTGGCTACATCCCCGCCCCAGGGGTTAAATGTGGTAGTGAACCATATCACAGGAGGTGAatctccatcttttttttttttagctttagCGGATACCTCATAGTACATGAGTACGGACACAcctaataaaatcagaaaacaaaacatCACGGAGAGCCCTAGGAAGCTCTCCCTCCTGCATCCATAGAATATCGCCTGAATGACTAGCCACATAAGAGGCCTCCTAATCGGCGGCCCTATTAGTCTTCTTATAGATATGCTTAGCTAGGAAGGCCTCCCCGTCACTACCCATCGCCCAAATATCATGGAGTAGGGGATGATCCCACCCCTCCACCTGCGGACCCTCCTGAATCTATCCTATAATggtagccgagtcaccctccattATAATGGAGCGGTGAATCCCCATCTTCGTCGGCAAGAATAATGGAGTGGTTGCTGCTTTAATGGGACAAATTTCACTAGGTCCCATCTTCAATAATACTTCAAGGGGTCCAATCTTCTTTATATCCGGTTAATCTCCCAGATCTCATCCTCCTAAAAGTTGAGAATACTTTTTAGCCTTTGCCTATAATAACAAGTCCCTCCCCAATCTCCCCATATCTCGTTCTACTCTTGACACCCTCCTACATGATATTCTCCTCCCTCTCGTCCTAAGAACATGGAATTTGCAAAACTGGTGCTATTTCTGTTCATCTCCATCGTCCTACCACCTTGTTTGAGCATGCCAATTCCCATCATCAGTGCCATTGTTCGACTTGTTATGCGGTCCATTCACCTCCAAGCAACAGCACATTTAACATGGCAGTGGGGCTGTCCATTTGCTGGTCGACGTCCTCAACCTTCTTCCACTTCCAGCTATGCTCCATGTTTGCAGCAGGCATTGACCCTATGCAGTGTAGAACTTTGTAACCCAGCCTGTAAGTCTCCATTGGAAGGATCAAATGAGCAAGTAGTGTGTGTCTTCTGCCTGTCTAATATTGAGGAAGGTGAAGAGATAAGAGAACTCAGATGCCGGCACCTCTTCCATAAGAGCTGCTTCGATCGATGGATCGAGCACGGGAGGGCCGCGTGCCCTCTTTGTCGGAATTCTTTGATTTTACAAGAAACCAAGGCAAAGGTCCCTGACATGGACGACGAGGAGCTTGACAACTCTGCTGTCTCGTTTTGGTGGCTTCTGTATCTGAGTGGATGGTCATTGTGGTCAGTTCTCTTGGACACCATGGCTGCTAGCCAATGTGAAAAAGTTGCAGAGTTGTGGAATGAGATGGATAGCTTCTTTTGTTGATCTCCAGTTATCGAATTTTAGATACATTAGTAATGCATTCACTTTGCTTCAAGTAAGTTGTCTGATGGTTCAAGAAGTTGGGTTCAGTCCTCATCCAACTGGAGTCTACCTGACTTTTATCTATTTCATAGTACAATAATTCAGGCTGGGATAGTTTTGATAGTTATATTAAAATTAGGTTGCATGGTTTGGGTTGGAAATTTTTTGTCTAGCTGCCAAACAAATCAAACTGGATTGATTTGGTTCTATGTCAATTTTGTCTGACTTTGAACTCAACATGAACCCAATTCAACTCAACAAATTGCAGCCACAGATGCCACTTATCATATGAAACACTTAGGAAAAACATATCGCAGGAGTTTTGCCAGACATTGCCAAATAGTTAAATGTTGTGATTAGAGAAACAGAGAACAACTTAGTTGAGGAT encodes the following:
- the LOC103718356 gene encoding E3 ubiquitin-protein ligase RNF126-like; this encodes MEFAKLVLFLFISIVLPPCLSMPIPIISAIVRLVMRSIHLQATAHLTWQWGCPFAGRRPQPSSTSSYAPCLQQALTLCSVELCNPACKSPLEGSNEQVVCVFCLSNIEEGEEIRELRCRHLFHKSCFDRWIEHGRAACPLCRNSLILQETKAKVPDMDDEELDNSAVSFWWLLYLSGWSLWSVLLDTMAASQCEKVAELWNEMDSFFC